A genome region from Zootoca vivipara chromosome 11, rZooViv1.1, whole genome shotgun sequence includes the following:
- the LOC132592793 gene encoding uncharacterized protein LOC132592793: protein MQEEQVSELVPARKSTATPIHNNLRSAVYLPHRCHRQADQVYACSEVQTDLGDFSTFSLKIFERCSASTVRNMGPKQAAAEKRTKEKITIEMKKEIVRKHEDGMRVTDLAREYGRNPSTIGTILKMREKILAMEAAKGVTRIMPNQPAVLEEVELTTICPSPVPVSSFFLAVSCRHPSSISLFCMLHSLPRDFWAVGKQCGSKLF from the exons ATGCAGGAGGAGCAAGTATCTGAACTCGTACCAGCTAGAAAATCAACAGCAACCCCCATTCACAACAACTTGAGGTCAGCAGTCTATCTACCTCACCGTTGTCATCGTCAGGCTGATCAGGTGTAcgcttgctcagaa GTTCAGACTGACTTGGGTGACTTCTCCACGTTCAGTTTGAAGATTTTTGAAAGGTGTTCAGCATCTACAGTCAG GAACATGGGTCCCAAACAAGCAGCGGCCGAGAAGAGGACCAAGGAAAAGATCACCATAGAGATGAAGAAGGAGATCGTCCGAAAGCATGAGGACGGCATGCGGGTGACAGACCTCGCCAGGGAGTACGGGAGGAATCCATCCACCATCGGGACCATCCTGAAGATGAGGGAGAAGATCCTTGCGATGGAAGCAGCCAAGGGAGTCACCAGGATCATGCCCAACCAGCCAGCTGTTCTTGAGGAGGTAGAACTGACTACTATCTGTCCATCTCCAGTgcctgtttcttcttttttcctggcTGTTTCATGCAGGCACCCTTCATCCATATCACTATTCTGCATGCTACACAGCTTACCAAGGGACTTTTGGGCTGTGGGGAAACAGTGTGGCTCAAAACTATTTTGA